The Candidatus Atribacteria bacterium genomic interval CCGGTTGTAGACTGATCAGTGGTTATTTGATGCCCCTCTAAAAGATAAAGACGTTCATGAATCGCATCAATAATCCACTCTTTCTGGGGGAAGAAACTAGATTCCATTTCAGCGGCAGGGGTAATCCAGTTGCGGGAACCAACTACCACTGCAGGACCATCAAGATAGTCAAAAACAAATCTGGAAACATTTGAAGCAATAGTATGAAGGAAAGAACCTCGTTCACAAGCATCGGAAACAAGCACAAATCTTCCTGTCTTCTTCACAGACTCGATAATCAATTCATAGTTTAAGGGATTAATAAATCTCAAATCGATTACTTCTGCCAAAACTTTATATTTCTTTTCAAGTTCTTCTGCAGCCTCCATTCCCTTGTAAAGAGTTGCCCCTATAGTGAGAAGAGTAACATCTTTTCCTTCTTTCCTGATAATTGGCTCACCTTCCGGTACTTCGTAATAATCTTCGGGAACTCCGCTGGGAACAAAGTACTCTCCTATATCATAAAGTCTTTGACTTTCAAAAAATACTACCGGATCTGTACCGTGTAAAGCAAGATTTAACATGCCTTTGGCATCATAAGGCGTAGCAGGAAACATGACCTTAAGACCAGGGATATGGGCAAGCAGGCTAGTCCATTCTTGAGAATGTTGGGCACCATATTTATTCCCTACTGATACTCGAATGATAAGGGGCATAGTAAGGAGACCTGCTGACATTGACTGCCATTTAGCTACCTGATTGAAAAGTTCATCCCCTGCCCGTCCGATAAAATCACTATACATCAGCTCTACTACTACACGTCCCCCACATAAAGCATACCCTACAGCTGACCCTACAATGGCTCCTTCAGAAATAGTCGTATTAAACAATCGATGATAAGGAAGAGCTTCGGTTAACCCTCTATATACGGCAAATGCCCCTCCCCAATCACGATTATCTTCTCCGTAAGCTACCATTGTTGGATCCTCATAAAAGCGATAGAGCATGGCTTCAAATAAGGCATCACGATAAGTAAAGACTTTTACTTTGGGGTAAACTTTATTATTTTCATCCAAAGCAAAACGGTATTTATGGGTAATTGATCTAACCCGGGGATTATCTTTTTGGGAAATGAGTACTTCTGGTGTTCGTTTTTCCATTCTATCTTTGTGCCGATTTGAAAACATGACTGTTTCAAAAAAATCGGATTTTACCCTGGGCGAGATTTCTTGAGATACTGCTAATTTCAGGGCTTTCGTAATTTTCCAAGTTACTTCCTGTTTTAAGAACTCTACTTTAGAAGAGGTTATTACTCTGTTTTGTTTAAGGTAATCTTCATATCCTTTAATGCAGTCAACCTCTTGCCAGGCTGAAATCTCTTCTTTGCTCCTGTACGATGATGCATCAGAGGGCGAATGACCTGAAATTCGATAGGTAATAACATCCAGAAGAACCGGACCCTTTCCTTTAAGAAGGATTTTTTTCTTTCTTTCAATCGCATCAGCTACTGCCAAAGGATTATATCCATCCACTCGTTCAACATGCAAGTTTTCAGGGTTTACCCCGGCTCCTACCCGGGCAAGAATTTTGTAACCCATCGTTTCACCCGAGGTCTGACCACCCATGCCATAGAAATTATTAAAGAAATTGAACAGAATAGGGGGAGCACCTCCAAGATCTTTATCCCAAAGTGTACGGTATTGATCCATTGCAGCTAACATAATGGCTTCCCATACCGGACCACAGCCCATAGAGCCATCTCCGATATTACAGATTACTATGCCTGGCTTTCGATTAATTCTTTTAAAAAGAGCAGCACCTACCGAAATATCCGCTGCACCTCCGACAATAGCATTATTGGGCATACTGCCAAAGGGTGCAAAAAAAACATGCATCGAACCTCCCAAACCCTTATTAAAGCCGTTAGCCCGCCCGAATATCTCTGCTAAAACTCCGTATAGTACAAAATCTTGAGCAAGCGATTTAATATTACCTTTATGTTCCTTTTCTACTACTTTTAAGCAAGCTCCATCCATATAAGATTTCATTATCTTAAGAAGTTTATTCTCATCAAGTTGATCTATTGCCGAAAGACACTTAGCTAAAACTTCTCCATGACTACGATGAGAACCGAAAATGAAATCTTCGATCCCAAGATTTACACACTGACCCACCGCAGATGACTCCTGACCGATAGATAAATGAGCAGGGCCTAAGTGATCATATTGAATCCCCTCATAAGAACCTTGGGTTTTTATCGCATTCAGCATGGATTCAAATTCTCGGATGATGAGCATATCATAGTAAACCTTGAGGAGTTTTTCTTCTCCATACTTCTTTATTTCTTTTTTTATATCCGGTTTATACTGATTTAGGGGAATGTCATTTATTTTCAATATCTGTGGTTTTCTGACTTCTTTGGGGTCAATGAAAATAGATTTAGGCATAACTTTCTCCTTTCTGTAAAAGTTTTCTTACTATTTTCTCATCATGATAAAATCACATTCATTTTTCTATTAGGCTAATTTTATATTGTCCAAATTAAAATTTGCTATTCGCCTAATAATTTCCTGCAGGAATTTAGCTGCCGGAGCACCGTCTACTGCCCTATGATCGAAGGTAAGAGATAAACCAAGGTGAGGAATAAATTGTATTTTATCTTCTTTTAATAATGGTTTAAGAGAAAGATTGCATATACCAAGAATTGCTACCTGAGGAATATTTAAGATAGGAGTAAAGCTTTCGATGCCCATTGTTCCCAGATTGGTGACCGTAAAGGTCCCTCCCTTTAGTTCATCCGGTAAGATAGTATCCTCTTGACAGGCAGCACTTAATCGTCTTGCTTCTTGAGAGATCGCCTTCAAAGATAAGAGATGGGCATTATGAATGATCGGTACTATAAGCCCTCGTGGGGAATCTACTGCAAATCCCAGATGGACTGGTTCAAATTCAAGTATCTTATCTTTCAAGAAATGAGCATTCATGTTTTTAAATTCAGGAAGAAGGTGAGCAATAATATACAGCAGAAAATCATTGATATTAATTTTGCTTAGCTCTTTCATTGAGGCACTGGATTTTAGCGATTCCCGACCAGCCAGTAAATTAGAAGCGTCAGCAGAAGTATTTAAAGTAAGTTGAGCAGTGCTTTGCAAAGAAGTTAGCATTCTTTCAGAGATAATCTTCCGTACTCCTTCAACTAAAATCTCTTTAGCGGGACCGGAAAAATTCTCACTAACCGTACTTGAAATAAGTGCTTCACCTTCAGATATTGCTTTTTCAATATCTTTCTTAATAATCCTTCCTCCCGGGCCTGTACCGGTAAGCCGGGAAAAATCAATTCTTTTCTCCTCTGCCAAAAGTCTTGCTACCGGCGAAATGGATATTAATACAGTCTTAGGAGAAGGTGTTGTTTTTTTAAAAGCTTTATCTGGGACTTGGACTTTTTGCTTTTCAATATATTCACCCTTAGAAATGGAGACAGTTTTTTTGGGGATAAGATGGTCAATTTTTTCTCCCGGTTGCCCTATAATAGCGATAGTATCAAGAACTGGAACATCCTCTCCCTCCTTATAAAAGATTCTTAATATTGTTCCGGTTTCAGGAGCCTCCACTTCAAAAACAGCTTTATCGGTTTCTACTTCACAGATAGGCTCTTCAGCTTTTACTTTGTCTCCTTCTTTTTTATTCCATTTAATAATGATACATGATTCAACAGATTGTCCTTGTTTGGGCATAAGTACTGCTATAGCCATTTTAGCCCCTCCTTAGTGTACTTTACTGTTTTTCTAAATAATATATCAATAAAATAATCATTTGGTATTTTAAAAATAATTAAATATTTATATTTAACTAATTTTATCCTTATTCTTCAGGACAGTATTTTTTAATATCAAAAGATTTCCTGATTATCTTTCTGCCCTCAACAATTGATTTAATTTGTCCCATAGATTTTGCCTGAATCATTAGATTCCCAATGGCAGTTGCTTCAACCGGTCCTGCAAAAACTGACAGACCTGTTACATTAGCAACAATTTTACATAGGAGACTGTTTCGACTTCCCCCTCCTATGATATATATCTCTTTGATAGATTTACCGGTGATCTCTTCTATCATTTTAATCGTTTTTGTATATTTATCTGCTAAACTCTCTATAATCCCTCTGGTAATCTCTGCCGGTGTCTCTGGTACTTTTTGCCCTGTTTCCCGGCAATAAGCTTTTATTCTTTCTGGCATATTATCATCAATCAAACCGGGTTTTAAGAATTTTGAGTCATCAGGGTCAATCCTAAAATTTGCAGGACCATATTTTAAAGCTATTTCAGTTAGTTCATCATAAGAATATGACTTTACCTTCTCATCCCAGAATTTTTTACACTCCTGAATAATCCAGAATCCGGTTACATTCTTTAAAAATCTAAAGCCTCCATCCGCAGAGCCTTCATTGGTAAAATTATATTTGTAGCTCTTTTCATTAATAATTGGCTCAGGGCTTTCTATACCCACTAAAGACCAGGTTCCAGAACTAATATAGGCATATTGAATATTATCTTTCACGGGAATAGCAGCCACTGCAGAAGCGGTATCGTGACAGGCAGGAGCAATAATCACAACCTCTGAGCCTGCGCTAATTTCCCGTACAATAGTCGGTAAAAGTCTCCCAATCTTTGTTCCAGGCAAAATTATTTCTCCAAATATCTCCTTCCTAAATCCAAGCTTATCCATTATCTTGGTTGACCAGTCCTTTTTTATAGGATTATAAAGCTGAGTAGTGGTAGTGATTGAATATTCATTTTTTATAATTCCAGTTAGCCAATAATTTAAAAGATCAGGAATAGTTAGGAAATATTTTGTATTTTCAAAGATTTGAGGTTTTTTCTTTGCAAATGAATATAATTGATAGAGGGTATTAATCTGCATAAATTGGATGCCGGTCTCGGAAAATATTTCCTTTTTGGGTATTATCCTAAAAACTTCCTCCATTATATGGTCTGTCCTATTGTCTCTATAATGATAAGAATTCCCCAGAAGATCACCATTATCATCCAAAAGAACATGATCAACTCCCCAGGCATCAATACCAATGCTCGCTATTTGATGGGGATATTTTTTAAAAGCTTTTTTTAAACCTTTCTTTATCTCATTGAATAGTCCCAGAATATCCCAAAAAATACTATCTTTAATCCTTACTAAATAATTCGGGAAACGATGTACTAATTCCATTTTTGATAAATCACCAACAATAACTCTTCCGCTTTCGGCACCCAGATCAATCGCTACAAACTTTTTCATACTATTACCCCTTTTAATTTAGTTCTAAGCAAAGAAAAATACTGATCAATCTTTTTTGACTTTTTTCAACTTAAATTACTCTATTCTTTAAACAGGTTCTGTCGATATTTTTCATCGGGTCTTCCCGATATATGTGTTACCATATCATTAGAAAGGGTATTTATGCCTCCTGCAAGTAATGCACCAAAACGAATTTCCGCTGCCTTAGCAGCAGTTAAAGTAATATTTTCTACTTCGGTCGGAGTAGATCCTAAAGCAACAAATCCATGGTTTTGAAAATAGATAGATTTAGGCCTCTCTCCATGTTTCTTTAAAAATATTTCAATTTCTTTTTTTACTTTTTGCGCCAATTGAACTCCCGGATCAGTATAAGGAATGAAGATCGATTCTTTTCCCAATAGTATAATTTCATCAGGATAAATTCTCCCTTTCAGATTCGCCGGAAAACTCTTTGAACAAGTCAATCTATTTACAGCAGTGGGGTGAGTATGGCCAACAAAATTTACTCCCTCCAAGCTAAGGCAAATAGCATGCAACAGGGTTTCTACAGAAGGATTTGCTAGATGTTTTTTATCCACTTTTGCTTTTTCAAAGATGTAATTAATTTCTTTAGCATTCGGATTCTCCATATTAATAAGCTGCACGATTGGTGCAAAATAAACTTGAATAAAATCATTCTCGGTTACAGTGGCCAGCTGTGTCCCGCTTGCTTTTATAAAAAAACTATCAGAGACATCTTTTATCTCAACTTTAGCTGAGGTATTACCCTCTCCAATAATGGCAAGGTGATAGTCTATTCTTCCTAAATTATTAGACAGTTTTACTAACTTATGTAATGCCTCGACCTGAACATTTTGCCATTCTTTCATTTTCCCTTCCCCCCTAGTGAATTGCTTTTTTGTACTTAACCTTATATGCTGTAACGTCTTAAAAAAAAGTCCTTTTATTTGTAAAATATTTTCTAAAAGGAAACTACCTCTTATATGATCAATTTTCACTTTTTTGAATAAATAAAATTGTTTTGATTATTTTCTCTTCATATATTTATTTAAAAATATATTTAATCCATATGAAAAACCTCTTCCAAAGAGGTGATAACCGGGGAATTATCTGGATTAGTTTCCATAATATCTTGCATATAATCCCACCATTTTTTCATTATCTCTTTAGAGGGGAGTTTTTCAACTGTATTATTTTCTTTTAATTTTTGCACCGCAAAGAGAGTAAGCGTTTCTTTATCAAGAAATATGGAATAATCATAAATTCCCGCCCTGGATAATTCTTCTTTAAGTTCAGGCCAGATTTCATTATGTCTTTTTTTATACTCTTCTTCATAGCCCACCTTTAATTTCATTTTAAATACTGCTCTTTTCATTAACCTGCTCCCAAAACTATTTTTAGGTTTTAATCTTTCCAGTAATTGGGGAAGCATAATTGCTAAAATTAATAATAAGCCTATAATAATAGTCATTACCTTGCCAGGTATATTAATTAGGCCCATTCCGAATTTAAGAAATCCAATAATAAAAATGGAAATAACTACTCCAAAAATATTTCCTTTTCCGCCGGTAATAGCTACTCCACCCAGCACAACTGTGGTGATAATCTCCAGCTCCCAACCACTAGCAATATTTGGACGTGTACTCCCGATTCTGGAAGTTAGCAAGATTGAAGCTAATCCTGAACAGAGTCCGGTAACGGTAAAAATAGCAAGACGTACTCTGTTTACAGGTATCCCTGAAAAACGAGCAGCAGTAGAATTATTTCCAATGGCAAATACCTTCCGTCCTATAGTCGTTTTATGTAAAATGATACCAAAAATTATAGCAAGTATGAAAAAAAGGATCAATTCAAAAGGAATCATGGTGTTTCCTATGTATCCCTGCCCAAAAAAAGCAAAAGAGGTTGGGTACTTGGTAAATGCCTTGTCTCCGAGAATAACATAAGCAATCCCTCTAAACAAAGACATACTTCCCAGAGTAACAGCGATCGCAGGAATCCCAAATTTTGTTATAATGAAACCATTTAAAAAACCTGCCGCCAAACCCGCAAAAAGTCCTATCACAACCAACCCAAAAGTATTCACTCCGGCTTGGGAGGCCATACCCATAAAAACCGAAGATAAAGCTATAATAGAGGCAACAGAAATATCAATATCACCACATATGATCACAAACATCATGGGAAGAGCAATGATAGCTTTCTCAATAAAATTAAAAGTGGTGTTCATAAGATTGGTATAATCTAAAAAATAAGGAGATAAATTTGAATTTATGATTACAACCATAATGAAAATAAAAGGAAGAATGATTTCCCACTGCCATATAATATTTACCAGATAATTTTTTCTTATTTTTTTAATTTCAAGACTTTCATTTTTGTTATTCATAAAAATTTCTCTTTCTTAACATCAGTTGCTGATTACGTTTATCCATAACCGTATTTATTATAATTGCAAAAAGTATAATGAAGCCCTGAATCGCCATCTGCCAGAAGGGTGAAACATTAATCATAGTCAGAGCATTATAAACAATTCCCATAAAAAAGGCTCCCAGTACAACACCGATAATCGACCCAGAACCACCCATAATACTTACCCCTCCAATTACACAAGCCGCAATAGTCTGAAGTTCGAAGCCGATAGCAGTTTCACTCTGGGCAGCGGCATAACGGGCAACCCAGAGAAATCCTGCAAGACCAGTAATTCCTCCGCATAAGGTAAAGACAATATATTGAATTTTCTTCAGGCTAATGCCCACATATTGAGAGGCTATCTTATTGCCGCCCACCCCGTAAATCTCTCTTCCAGTTCTAGTTAAATTTAAAAAAATTAAAAATAATACTACTGTTAGTATCGATAGATATATAAGACTGGATATACCTAAAAAACTTCTTCTGGGAAACATCCGAAAAACCTCGGTCATCTCATGAGCGCTAACCCAAGTTCCTTTACAAAGTACGAATACCAAACCTCTATATATACTCATGGTACCAAGAGTAGTAATAATAGGGGGAATTTTAGCCTGGGAAACCAACAAGCCATTTATCGAACCAAGCAGGAGTCCAATGGCTATTGAAATCAAAATAATCATAAAGATAGGAATTCCAGGGTGATATTGATTTAGAAGGGCTACACTCATACCACTTAAAGCGAGACTGGAACCGACAGATAAATCTATGCCCCCTGTCACAATAATCATCAGCTGTCCAATAGCCACCATCGATAGAATTGCCGTATCATTCAACACATCAATAAAGTTGTTAATATATAAAAAGCTGGGGGTTCTCAAACTAACCCCAAATATGATAAATAAAATAAAAACAAAAAGATTAAATTCTCTTTTCTTAAATAATTCCATCATTTTTAAATTCCTTCACTTTGAAATACTCCCGGTTGCAGCTTTAATTATCTTTTCAGAATTTGCTTCTTCGCGAGTAAATTTAGCAGTGATAACTCCTTCATGCATTACTATAATATTATTAGACATACCGAGAATCTCAGGAAGTTCAGAGGAAACAAGAATTACTGCAATCCCTTGCTTTGCAAGTTCAGAAATAAAATTGTGTACAGTAGCTTTGGTTGCTACATCAATTCCTTTGGTTGGCTCATCCATAATTAATATTCTTGGCTTGGTGGCAATCCATTTAGCTAAAACTACCTTCTGTTGATTACCTCCTGAGAGGTCTTCTACCAACTGTTCCCAACCTGAAGCTTTTATTTCTATATTTTTTCCATATTCATCAGTAATTTCAAATTCCCTATTACGATCTAAAAAAATATGTCTACTTATTCTATCTATTATCGGCAAAGTAATATTTTCCCTAATATTCATAGCTAAAATAGCACCTTGTATCTGTCGGTCTTCGGGGAGATAAGCAAGACTATGATTCATTGCATCTGAAGGATTGGTAATACTAATTTTTTCGCCATTTATAAAAACTTCACCTGAGGTCTTGGTATCAATTCCAAAAATGGTCTGCATTACTTCTGATCTCCCTGCTCCCACTAATCCAAAAAATCCCAATATCTCGCCTTTATGCAAGTTAAAAGATATGTTTTTAAATACACCTATCTTGGTAAGATTTTCGACCTTCAGGATAATGTCACCTTTCTCTGCCTCTATTTTCGGATACATTTGTTCAAGACTGCGTCCAATTACCATCTGGATAATTTTATCTACGGTAATATCCGCCATTCTTCCTTCTCCGACATATTTCCCATCTCTCAACACTGTAAAATAATCCGCAATTTCAAAAACCTCTTCAAATTTATGAGAAATAAAGATGATGGTTTTTCCTTCTGATTTCAATTTTCTAATAATTTTATATAAATATTCAACTTCTTTAAGAGTAAGTGCAGAGGTTGGTTCATCCATAATGACTATTTTTGCGTTGAGTGAGAGTGCTTTGGCAATTTCCACCATATGCCTTTGAGCAATACTTAAATTTTTTACTTTAGTATCAGGATGGATATCCAATTCAAGTTTATCGAGAAGTTTCTGGGTTTCACTCTTCATTTCTTTCCAAGAAAGCAGACCGTTAGATTTATTTCTAATATGATGACCCATGAAGATATTTTCGGCAATAGAAAGTTCCAGGAACATTGTAGCTTCCTGGTGTATAGCAGATATCCCAGCCTGTTGTGAGATTTGGGGAGATGGAAATTGGGTAGGTTTATTGTTAAGAATAATAGTACCAGCGGTAGGTTGATACACACCGGCTAAAATCTTTACTAGCGTAGATTTTCCAGCCCCATTTTCACCTATGAGAGCATGAACTTCTCCGGTTCTTACTTGAAAATCTACCCCATCAAGTGCTTTAACTCCATAAAAATATTTTTTAATCCCCTTCATTTCAAGAATACAGCTCTTCATTGAACTAAAATCTCTCTTCTTTATTTTAAGGTATTTAACAAATAAAGCGGGATATAATTAATCCCGCTTTATCCAACAGATTTTTTTAATTCAAAGAGTAAACCATTAGTAAATCTCAGCAAATTTATCTATATTATCTTTTTCAAAAATAAATGGTTCACTCATTACAGCAACATTATCCGGGCCTATCTTAATTTCTCCCATTCTGCCAACTTTCATTACTTCACCCTCTTTGCCCTGGAATTCACCCTTAACTAATTTGTAGGCGATATAAGTGGATGAATATCCTAAATCAATGGGGTTCCAGAGAGACATTTGTCGGCAAGTACCATTTTTAATATATTGTTTCATTTCAGAGGGTAAACCAAGACCGGTTAGTTCAATTTTCCCTGATTTTCCAGCATCCTCTAATGCCTTTCCAGTAGCCGCGATACCAACAGTTGTAGGTGAAATAATCCCTCTTAAATCAGGATAAGATTTAAATAACCCCGTTGCTTCCCGATAACTCTTGTCAGAAAGGTCATCACCATATACTACAGCTACCAGTTTCATATCTTTATAAGCAGGCTCCTTTAATTCCTCTTTCATCCATTCAATCCATTCATTTTGATTGGTAGCCTGGGAAGAAGCACTCAAAACAGCAATCTCACCCTTATAGTCAATTAAATTTGCCAACATTTTTACCTGGCTTCTACCAATAAACTCACTGCTGGATGGTGCTAAATGCAGTATTCGTCCTTCTGGTGCAACTCCTGAATCGAAGGAAATTACTGTAATCCCGCTCTTCATTGCCCGTTGACAAACAGGAACCAGGGCATCTACATCGTTTGCTGAAATGACAATTGCATTTACTTTTTGAGCAATAAGCGAGTCAATAATTTCTATCTGACCCTCTGCAGTTGGTGTGGTAGGTCCCTGAAAAATAAATTCAATTCCTCCAAGTTCTTTAGCTGCTTCCAAACCTCCATCTCTACAAGCTTCAAAAAAGGCATTCCCCAAGTTTTTAACTAACATAGCAATTCTAACATTTTCTTGTGCCCCTGCAAAAGAAACCACAGATAAGAGAAAAACTGCAATTAAAACCATGGTCAGTATAAATTTTTGCTTTTTCATTTTATTTACCTCCTTTTTTAATATAATGAAAACTATTTGATAATATATTATCAAGTTATTATCTTTATGTCAAGAAATTTTATCATGATATCTTCAATTATTGACTTTGTTTTCATCATATAATATAATAAAAACGATAAAATGTTGTAAATAAAATTGAGCAAAAATCACTAAATAGGTGGAAATGGTTTATGGGCAAGGCAGAACGTCTCGAAAAAATGTTAGATTTAATCCAAAATAGTAATTTTATCTCCCCGGTGCAGCTTGCTGAAAAAATGAATGTATCGCTGGTAACTATTAGAAGAGATCTTAAAAAATTAGCTGATCAAAGATCTATAATAAAGGAATACAACACCATTAAAATAGCTCGAGATTACGATAAAAGATTTCATGAAAGGCTTAATACTAATCTCGAACAAAAAAGAATAATAGCAGAATTAGCTAAAAGATTTGTGCAGCCAGGAGATACTATTTTTTTAGATACCAGCACAACTTGCTACGAGTTTGCTCGTACCTTGGCACTCTCCTCTCATAATCTACATATTATCACCAATAATATTTACATGGCAGTTGAATTAATGAGTATTTATAAGATAGATTTGGTTCTTGTGGGAGGGAATATAAGACATGGATACTTCTCAACGATCGGTCCACTCGCAGAACAAATGTTGTCAAATATAAAAGTTACTAAATTCTTCTTCTCCTGCACAATGTTAGATACCCGAGGTATTTATGAATCTAATGTCATGGAAGGGAACATTAAAGTAAAGATGTTCGAAAATTCCAGGCTTCATTATCTTTTAGTAGATTCCAGTAAATTTGACAAGGCATCAATCTTTCGCACCACCGGCATTGAAAATGTAGACTCAATAATTACAGATAAACCTTTGGCAAAAGAATACCTTGATAAATTAAAAGATAGAAAAGCGGAAGTTATTACTCCGAAAAATGATTAACTTTGAAAACAATTAGAAAAAGTTTTTTTCTATTCTTTTGGCGTTAATGCTACCTCTAATGGCAGCCTGTTGCTTGCATCAATTACCATTTTTACTTTAAATCCGAGAGCTACAAAGTTTTTAGTAATTAACTTTATCTTATTTTTATCTTTAGAAGATTTTTGTTTTTTATTGTACTTGCACTTTCTGCTGTTGCAATTGCAACTTATCTTTTTACCGTTATTAGAATATATAATAATATGTACTATGCTATTACTAAAATTAATTTTATTTATTACTGCGGCAGCGACCGCTTGAGCTATTAAACGGTGTAAGATCTTATAATAAACATCTTTCCCAATTCTTTTCCTAAAGGAAGAAAAAGTAGAATGCGCGGGGGATTTTAG includes:
- a CDS encoding dehydrogenase, whose protein sequence is MPKSIFIDPKEVRKPQILKINDIPLNQYKPDIKKEIKKYGEEKLLKVYYDMLIIREFESMLNAIKTQGSYEGIQYDHLGPAHLSIGQESSAVGQCVNLGIEDFIFGSHRSHGEVLAKCLSAIDQLDENKLLKIMKSYMDGACLKVVEKEHKGNIKSLAQDFVLYGVLAEIFGRANGFNKGLGGSMHVFFAPFGSMPNNAIVGGAADISVGAALFKRINRKPGIVICNIGDGSMGCGPVWEAIMLAAMDQYRTLWDKDLGGAPPILFNFFNNFYGMGGQTSGETMGYKILARVGAGVNPENLHVERVDGYNPLAVADAIERKKKILLKGKGPVLLDVITYRISGHSPSDASSYRSKEEISAWQEVDCIKGYEDYLKQNRVITSSKVEFLKQEVTWKITKALKLAVSQEISPRVKSDFFETVMFSNRHKDRMEKRTPEVLISQKDNPRVRSITHKYRFALDENNKVYPKVKVFTYRDALFEAMLYRFYEDPTMVAYGEDNRDWGGAFAVYRGLTEALPYHRLFNTTISEGAIVGSAVGYALCGGRVVVELMYSDFIGRAGDELFNQVAKWQSMSAGLLTMPLIIRVSVGNKYGAQHSQEWTSLLAHIPGLKVMFPATPYDAKGMLNLALHGTDPVVFFESQRLYDIGEYFVPSGVPEDYYEVPEGEPIIRKEGKDVTLLTIGATLYKGMEAAEELEKKYKVLAEVIDLRFINPLNYELIIESVKKTGRFVLVSDACERGSFLHTIASNVSRFVFDYLDGPAVVVGSRNWITPAAEMESSFFPQKEWIIDAIHERLYLLEGHQITTDQSTTGQIRRNKLGI
- a CDS encoding 2-oxo acid dehydrogenase subunit E2 — translated: MAIAVLMPKQGQSVESCIIIKWNKKEGDKVKAEEPICEVETDKAVFEVEAPETGTILRIFYKEGEDVPVLDTIAIIGQPGEKIDHLIPKKTVSISKGEYIEKQKVQVPDKAFKKTTPSPKTVLISISPVARLLAEEKRIDFSRLTGTGPGGRIIKKDIEKAISEGEALISSTVSENFSGPAKEILVEGVRKIISERMLTSLQSTAQLTLNTSADASNLLAGRESLKSSASMKELSKININDFLLYIIAHLLPEFKNMNAHFLKDKILEFEPVHLGFAVDSPRGLIVPIIHNAHLLSLKAISQEARRLSAACQEDTILPDELKGGTFTVTNLGTMGIESFTPILNIPQVAILGICNLSLKPLLKEDKIQFIPHLGLSLTFDHRAVDGAPAAKFLQEIIRRIANFNLDNIKLA
- a CDS encoding rhamnulokinase; protein product: MKKFVAIDLGAESGRVIVGDLSKMELVHRFPNYLVRIKDSIFWDILGLFNEIKKGLKKAFKKYPHQIASIGIDAWGVDHVLLDDNGDLLGNSYHYRDNRTDHIMEEVFRIIPKKEIFSETGIQFMQINTLYQLYSFAKKKPQIFENTKYFLTIPDLLNYWLTGIIKNEYSITTTTQLYNPIKKDWSTKIMDKLGFRKEIFGEIILPGTKIGRLLPTIVREISAGSEVVIIAPACHDTASAVAAIPVKDNIQYAYISSGTWSLVGIESPEPIINEKSYKYNFTNEGSADGGFRFLKNVTGFWIIQECKKFWDEKVKSYSYDELTEIALKYGPANFRIDPDDSKFLKPGLIDDNMPERIKAYCRETGQKVPETPAEITRGIIESLADKYTKTIKMIEEITGKSIKEIYIIGGGSRNSLLCKIVANVTGLSVFAGPVEATAIGNLMIQAKSMGQIKSIVEGRKIIRKSFDIKKYCPEE
- a CDS encoding class II aldolase; its protein translation is MKEWQNVQVEALHKLVKLSNNLGRIDYHLAIIGEGNTSAKVEIKDVSDSFFIKASGTQLATVTENDFIQVYFAPIVQLINMENPNAKEINYIFEKAKVDKKHLANPSVETLLHAICLSLEGVNFVGHTHPTAVNRLTCSKSFPANLKGRIYPDEIILLGKESIFIPYTDPGVQLAQKVKKEIEIFLKKHGERPKSIYFQNHGFVALGSTPTEVENITLTAAKAAEIRFGALLAGGINTLSNDMVTHISGRPDEKYRQNLFKE
- the rhaM gene encoding L-rhamnose mutarotase codes for the protein MNNKNESLEIKKIRKNYLVNIIWQWEIILPFIFIMVVIINSNLSPYFLDYTNLMNTTFNFIEKAIIALPMMFVIICGDIDISVASIIALSSVFMGMASQAGVNTFGLVVIGLFAGLAAGFLNGFIITKFGIPAIAVTLGSMSLFRGIAYVILGDKAFTKYPTSFAFFGQGYIGNTMIPFELILFFILAIIFGIILHKTTIGRKVFAIGNNSTAARFSGIPVNRVRLAIFTVTGLCSGLASILLTSRIGSTRPNIASGWELEIITTVVLGGVAITGGKGNIFGVVISIFIIGFLKFGMGLINIPGKVMTIIIGLLLILAIMLPQLLERLKPKNSFGSRLMKRAVFKMKLKVGYEEEYKKRHNEIWPELKEELSRAGIYDYSIFLDKETLTLFAVQKLKENNTVEKLPSKEIMKKWWDYMQDIMETNPDNSPVITSLEEVFHMD
- a CDS encoding ABC transporter permease, producing MMELFKKREFNLFVFILFIIFGVSLRTPSFLYINNFIDVLNDTAILSMVAIGQLMIIVTGGIDLSVGSSLALSGMSVALLNQYHPGIPIFMIILISIAIGLLLGSINGLLVSQAKIPPIITTLGTMSIYRGLVFVLCKGTWVSAHEMTEVFRMFPRRSFLGISSLIYLSILTVVLFLIFLNLTRTGREIYGVGGNKIASQYVGISLKKIQYIVFTLCGGITGLAGFLWVARYAAAQSETAIGFELQTIAACVIGGVSIMGGSGSIIGVVLGAFFMGIVYNALTMINVSPFWQMAIQGFIILFAIIINTVMDKRNQQLMLRKRNFYE